The following is a genomic window from Fundulus heteroclitus isolate FHET01 chromosome 16, MU-UCD_Fhet_4.1, whole genome shotgun sequence.
gatgaccccgtgaaaggtcaatttcttacttattgctccttatATATAAGTATACTAGcaaaatattgtttcatttttttgtgcTGTGCCCtcatgaaaaaacactggccccatgCTCTGTGTAAAATAATCCATGGTCCCCTAGATTGGATGGAGAGGATTTATAGACAtcaacattccagtcttttgcagcctccagcAGGATTTCTTCCAGTATTGCACCGTATTAGTTTCCTCCATCTTCTCATACAAGTTCTGTCTCATCtggccagagcaccttcttctacatatatttatgtattattgtcatgtatgaatttatttatttatgtaacctGACAAAAGTTCAAGGGTTCTGAATACTTCTGCTAAGCACCATACATCTCTATGCACACACCCTATTAACTGCATGCTTGCCTCATCATTTAATACagttatattcaataaattagaatgtgcCTTTCTAAGAGGTTTGtgagattaaaagtaccttttgagaAAAGCAACCTTTAAGCCCTtattaaatgtactttttattAAGTCCCCAattctgcatgaaaaatgtgtctgatgcaatattctaatctcaaatgctgtgtttttatttttttaggtgggaaaaaaatataattaacagaaacagtggctttaaaacatcatcgcTCTTTGTTaatctttaattatttgttAATGTATTTCCCTTAGTGAGTTTCTGAAACAGGGTttcagtaatattctaatttattgaatatgactgtgttTAGGAGTGAATCACAGCTGTAATCTAATaagattaatttccactgtgcTTACATAGTTTATTATATATCATACTTCTATGTACCATGTGACTGCTCTGAAAAACAAATGCCGTCACCTGCAATGTATTTTCAGGTGCTGCTATAAAAACAGTGGAGGCCGACACAAATGctgaaaataaacactttacTGGCAGCTATTAGTACACACCAGTTCACAGTACATTTTCTGGAGTATTGTGCTTCCAAGCACAGACAAAAAACCATACAGCTTATGTCTTAACTTTCTCTTAGGGGGAGCTGGGTTCATATGGCGGCAGGGAGAACGGGAGGTGGAGGTCCTCCTCCATGACTGTGTGAAAGTGCATCGTAGCTTTCACCCCTTCCAAGCATGTTACATGCTCTCCTTGGTGCTGAAGGTAACCTCGGTCACATGGagcaaaagaaaacatgcacacacacacacaccacatacacacacacacacacacacacacacacaccacatacACACATCGCACACTCGCACCACACACacgcagtgaaaaagaaaaatggaggaAAGTACAAAAGGAAGGTGTGAAGGTTCAATCTGAGCGGatgttatttacattttaacagacAGCTAGAAGCAAATACGGGCTAGTGTTGAGCTAGCGTTTGGCTTGCATCCGTCGCCGTGGGAGTGAAGGGCCGGGAGAGAGCGCGGGGAGGCCGAATGAGGAGCGAGGAGAGGCAGGAGAGAGCTACTCTACATGGATGACGGGACGGAAAAAggtgtgtgggtttttttttttctcgtcttCTCATTTCAAGTACGTATACTGTAAACAGTAtcatatattaataataatataaaaataatcataTCCACTTAGTGGATTAAAGCATGAGGCAGTCAGACGAGAGGGCTTTAGGGGGTCGGCTGGCAGCCTTATGGTGGCCCGCCGAGCTGAGATGGAGAGAAGGCCGGGCGGAGGGGATGGTACGGAGGAAAGGTGCAGGAAGGCAGGAGGTTTAGATGATGCCGTATTTGGCCAGGTCGCTGAGCTCCATGTCGCCGAAGGCTTCCCATGGGCACACCACTGTGATGTCGGTGCCGAGACCCTCCATGCCGGGGATGTCGTCTCCAAAGCTGCAGAGGCAGGAAAGGAAAGCCGTCAGATTCCGTGCTCTATGTAAGCTCAgttaaagtttaataaagaccaaaaaaaatgtggagATTTTTACCCCTTCTGGCCTGGCTTGGGAGCCTTGCTCTTGAATGTGCGAGTCTGCCTCTGCTTGAACTTGGGTGGGCCCTTCTTGGGAGTGGTGGGGCCCGCAGCTCCACCGGGGGCCAGGGCGCTTCCTGCTGGTGGGCTGGCGTTCATTTTGACCGAGTATCTGTAAAAAAGACAGAGGGGTTATTTTAAGCGTCCGCCTTCTGGCGCCCGGCTGTAATCCTGTTTCCGTCAAGCTCTTAATGCCAATCAGTGGCGATTTTACAGATTAGGCTAACCTGCCAGATTAGCTCTAATCCAGCTGCAATCCCCAGGCCACTAATTGTCCTTCGCAGTTCGTAGCAGAGAGCGACTCGACCTCAAACCTTTTTAGCAGATCTTTAAGTTAGATCATCAGCCTGCAGCAGACTTTAACCCGTACCctaatctgtttgttttttaactttgacATCAGCAGATTTTTCATACTTGTCAAGCTAAAACCCCCTCCTTGTTTTAGCTCGTTATATAACTGAAACAGCACCATCTGCATCAGCATTAGCATTTAGGAAGGGCCCATGGATAAGGGTCCATCAGAATACTGGAGAGATCTTGTTAGGGAGGCTCTAGCTGAGCTGCGCTGTGGGGAAAACCACGGCCGTCTGTCTGCTCTGACTGTTGCTCCTGAAGCCAATTCGCTTTTCACTGAGCCCTCCAAAGTCCACTCACAGCAcccttttcagttttctgctcatgtcttttaaaactttttgtgtttttttttttcaagcagcaATGATTATTTTCCCAATTCCAAAACCTCTTTAgctgagataagataagaaatccCTTCAACAAATTCGGGTGTGACGGTGGCAAAGGCCCACAgagagttacacacaattaataGTAATGGGGAAAGGACAAGCCAGTTTAATCTAAAGTTACCTCTAAAGACACGGCAAGAATAAAAAGTAGATACCAGAgtaagtattgcacaattattgatacaCTCACGTAAAAAtcagatgaaatattcaagtttaacAAACTCAAGCCTATTTAACAAACCTAAGATGATACAATATGCAACATGCATGATagtacagcagcattttaaagtaGCTGAGCTGTGTGCAAGtgtaccttagcatctgggaGGACAGTGTAAACCATTCATGATGGGATCAGAACccgtgcaaccattagcatgttgtaaacagttattgagtctgttgtgagcagcagacattataaagtctaacagcagctgggaggatgATACTCTTAGAAAACATCACTTTTTCTTTGGTCAAGCTTCATTCTCATTCAACCATCTGCTAATTGCGTGATATTTTTCTTCCCAAATCCTCAATCGGTATTCCTCTCAATGGTTCTCATACCTAAGAAAATGTTCCAGCAGGAACCAAGTTGCATCCGTTTAGTCTGTTCCTACCTGCTGTCGCTGGTATCCCACGAAGCCTCTTTCTCCTGCTTCTTCTTTGTTCTCCTCGACTTTGGAAGGCACAATGCCTGCACTCGGCTTTTATACCTCCATCTCTAATCCCCACATCCTCTTCTTACCAGTCACATGGGCGCTGGTAGAGGTCAGCCAAACTTCTCGAGCAACCCAGCATCTTcttctcccctccctccccttgTTTCCACCTTTTCATGCGAGGGCTCAGCCTGCCCCTCCCCGCCTTGGTGCCACTTCATGGAAGACCTGCACTGCACTTGGAAAACAATGTCAGAGATCAGTCTGGAAAGATTTTATCCGGCTTACTCTTCTAAACCCAAGCGCGGCTGCTTTTAGCTCTGCTGAGTGGAGACAACCTTCCAGTCGTGCCTCACGTCCATGTGAGACGTTAATTGTACAGCCTCAGGCAGACAAATATTGAGTCAACGTTCGGGAATATCAAGAAAATTTcaacagaaatctgaaaaaccaaaaaaacaaacagttgctTCTGGAGGCTATTCTTTggataaacatttaaatgttttggtttaaGCAATTAGTGACTGACAGTTCCTGAGATGAAGAATATTCTGGATATTTCTAGATGTTTTATCCAAACACCCCCATTAATTCACTCCATTGGTTAATTGGATGTAAAGAGCCTGTGAGCatttatttactatatatatatatatatatatatatatatatatatatatatatatatatatatgatttaattttttgtcttAGCAGTGGCCTTTATAATGAAGACGATGTTAAATGAAGTAGGAAGGAtgagaaaaacatacaaataaacactgaaatgaTAACACTATgacgattttttttaaactccagcATTCAAGAGAATATTGCACCAGACTAATGAAAAACCAGCATTTTTTCATGCAGATATGGatgcttaatgaaaagtatgtttaataccggcttaaattttttttttcaaaaggtactttaatCCGACAAACAAGCCTCCTAGAAATGCataattaaatgtattgaatatgactgtagaaCAGGACATGTTCACATCGGGCTTACCCatcttgttttaaaacagttttgtcaTTCTCTCCCTCCGTTGATTACATCTGAAGGGACTTTCCCAATACAACTCTGAttgaaaaagtacattttgcatACATTTTCTATACACATTTTAGAGACAGGTTTTTAATTAGATTAAGGCATGGAGTTTATGCTGAACCATTTTAAGACAGCAATAGGCTTTGATCTGAACCCTGTGTTGTTCAGTGCCAGCCCCTAACAGGCTTTCTCGCAGGACTGCATCATCTCCAGCTCCATCAATCTTCCCATAAACTCAGAGCAGCTTCCCTGCTGCTGTGGTCAGGGTGATGTGACGTAAAGTTCAATGCTGAACACCTTCACATGTTTGCTGGGCTCCCTGCACGACTTGTGGTAAACTGCAAACATGGCTTTTCATGACTTTCGTTCATCAATGGCCACAATAGCCAGAAATTTTGGAGTGCGTGACTGGAGTCTCCCACCTAAGCTAtggatcactgcagctcctccagagttatcagGGATTAATGCTGATTAATGCTTTCCTTAAGTGGCGTGTTGATGTAGAGTATAggtggatggctatgtcttggATGGAGCTTAACTACCTTTAATTGACTGGTAGTTAGACTTTTAAACCCAGTGTATCAGTGGAATACGTccttggatggatggatggatggatggatggatggatggatggatggatggatggatggatggatggatggatggatggatggatggatggatggatggatggatggacagtaCCTTCCTACTTATCAGCACTCTTACACAGGCACGTTCTTAGTCAAACTTTGAGGCCAGGTAACCTTTTTGATTTTCCGCGGATTGGTCGTGtgggtacaccttggacaggtcgccagtctgtcgcagggcaacacagagacaaacaggacaaacaaccattcacgcacacactcacacccaaggacaatttagagaagccaatcaacctaacagtcatgttttttggactgtgggaggaagccggagagaacccacgcatgcacagggagaacatgcaaactccatgcagaaagacccagggcaagggtaggattcaaacccaggaccttcttgctgcaaggcaacaccGCTACCCACTGCGTCACTATGTAGCcccattattattatgattattattattattttggttttactacaaatgttgtattttattcGTTATTGTGGTGTTTATTTCTTCTATGCAATGGACCTGTACAGCACTTTTGCTACTACAGGTGTGTAAAGAGCTTTATATATAAAGCTAGATCAATCGATTGATTGATTAGTTTTACAGCTGTACcatattctttccatttttcagaggatggatgttttaaagcttgGGAGACCATGTCCAAAGAAGTCTTACCTTCTTTGGACATCTCCAAAGCTTTATATCTGACCTTTGCTAACGTTctgtaacaaacctctgaggcctctCAAAGAACAACTTGATTTATACAGAGaagaaattacacacaggtcGATTCTGTTTACAAGTCAGGGGACTTTGGAGGAAATTTtgctgcactggattttattcaggggtgtcagagtaaagacGTTCAGTTTTGGGGCCCCTCCTCTTCAAGCTCTGCCTGCTTCCTCTTGACTCTTAATTCttagaaaatatgtaatttcctttcattgttAAGCAGATGATACCCAGATTTGTGTTCCGCTTAAGAAGATGGAATCCACCTGTCTTAGGTCTCTGATTTTATACTTGAAAGACCTGAAAGCCTTCATGTCtctgaatttatttaaagcttAACGAGGAAAAGACTGAGATGATCATCTTTGGAAGCTCCATTGAGCTAGATGTTGGTTCCTTGGTTCCCGTACATCAGGCCAATTGTTtctaatttaggggtcaaagtaAACGCTGGACTTAAGTTAgaaagtctattttttttctccatttgatGCAGCTAGCGAAGGTAAAGCCGATTCTTTCCCAGCAGCATTTGCAACAGTAATCCATGCCTTTGTAACCCCTCAGCgggattgctgtaaagcacTCTATAAAGGACTCAGTGATCTCATCTCTCAGC
Proteins encoded in this region:
- the pde6hb gene encoding retinal cone rhodopsin-sensitive cGMP 3',5'-cyclic phosphodiesterase subunit gamma, with the protein product MNASPPAGSALAPGGAAGPTTPKKGPPKFKQRQTRTFKSKAPKPGQKGFGDDIPGMEGLGTDITVVCPWEAFGDMELSDLAKYGII